From a region of the Oryza sativa Japonica Group chromosome 6, ASM3414082v1 genome:
- the LOC4340750 gene encoding putative U-box domain-containing protein 42 isoform X2, with protein sequence MPPEAAADAEHENFMDVGSHLYHAPLVTMELQRVQNSTVNVMHVMEYLAANVDLAKDLVMRCSAVARELKNDDLLGMTEDLDSVIKNIGHELSRIPASTFGSSRFPDGRADANLQIAGHRPRYCDQNSCDGYSEADMSIIPANSRPRRRTLHNSDMPRLVDFLQGMYHESHDIGAHSFNSLPEVAEYVEPLYDSFFCPLTNKVMVDPVTTESGVTYDRKAIEEYFEKFADGSEPVVCPVTKMSMQSKALRSNVPLKSTIAEWIMRNEATRVRIARTALSMASTEAMLLEAIQELKLLAKIRRKNREQMHKIGITKFLPRLLEHKDGLIRCDSLDLLCLLAEDETGKEVIANTRAITRTIKLLSSNSPDERHAAISFLLELSKSELLLENIGSTSGSILMLTTMKFNDSDDPVAAEKAGEVLKNLENCPKNIKYMAESGYLDPLQRHLVEGSEDVQMEMVSYLGELVQKQEMTINIAGSASEILIKMVHSGNTVIRKAALDVLVQISSDGPNSKTLVDAGAVPVMVEELFIRKIDDEPMGSKTEAAAVLANIVESGLDPDTIVVNKEGHVITSKYSVYNFTHMLKCSMPDDLNLSIIRVLLALTALPKPLMTVVSVMKEQDSSLTVIEFMGSKTEALGISATRLLIALSPQMGHTIAEKLCKAPGQPGRLVKSIGQPGRVTERHAVAATLLARLPYQNITLNLALLEQGAVPTLLAKIEEMQRGEMRVSRHAKTYMEGLVGALVRMTMTLYDPDVLLAAMDHNFTAVLTDLLVRSAGSDEVQRLAAVGLENLSHQSVNLSQPPSEEQRRPKKKNILRRLRDAHTGRVHDNNRKPPPPPAQGRLCPVHRGVCSPATTFCLAEAGAVEALVGVLESNENGRVVDAVLGALCTLMDDAVDVERGVAVLAEHDAARHVLRALRQHRDVGGDTAGAVSRRCFWAVERFLAHGGERCVRDVTADRALPSALVSAFHKGDAATKQVAESVLRSLHRMPDYSATYVSVEL encoded by the exons ATGCCGCCAGAGGCGGCAGCCGATGCCGAGCATGAGAACTTCATGGATGTAGGCAGCCACCTCTACCATGCACCCCTGGTCACGATGGAGCTGCAGAGAGTGCAGAATTCGACGGTTAATGTGATGCACGTCATGGAGTATCTGGCTGCCAATGTCGACCTCGCCAAGGACCTCGTCATGAGGTGCAGCGCCGTTGCGCGGGAGCTCAAGAACGATGACCTCCTGGGCATGACCGAGGACCTTGACAGTGTCATAAAGAACATTGGGCATGAGCTCAGCAGGATACCTGCTTCAACATTTGGTAGCAGCAGGTTTCCAGATGGCAGAGCAGATGCAAACCTTCAGATTGCAGGACATCGGCCGCGTTATTGTGACCAGAATTCCTGCGATGGTTACTCTGAGGCCGATATGTCGATAATCCCGGCAAACAGCAGGCCCCGGAGAAGAACATTGCACAATAGTGACATGCCAAGGCTGGTGGACTTCCTGCAGGGAATGTACCATGAATCACATGATATCGGTGCACATTCATTCAATTCGCTCCCTGAAGTTGCAGAATATGTCGAGCCATTATATGATTCGTTCTTCTGTCCATTGACAAACAAGGTCATGGTTGATCCAGTGACAACAGAAAGTGGTGTGACATATGATAGGAAAGCCATTGAGGAGTACTTTGAGAAATTTGCTGATGGTTCTGAACCTGTGGTATGCCCTGTGACAAAGATGTCGATGCAAAGCAAGGCACTGAGGAGCAATGTTCCACTGAAGAGCACAATTGCAGAATGGATTATGAGAAATGAAGCCACAAGGGTCAGGATTGCACGAACCGCGCTCTCCATGGCTTCCACAGAGGCAAtgttgcttgaggccatacaagaGCTGAAGCTGCTGGCCAAGATAAGGAGAAAGAACAGGGAACAGATGCACAAAATCGGGATAACTAAGTTCCTCCCTCGTTTGTTGGAGCACAAGGATGGTCTGATACGCTGTGATTCGCTGGATCTCCTTTGCTTATTGGCTGAGGATGAAACAGGAAAG GAAGTCATAGCAAATACCAGAGCCATTACAAGAACAATAAAGCTGCTTTCTAGTAATAGTCCTGATGAAAGACATGCAGCCATCTCTTTCTTGCTAGAGCTTTCGAAATCGGAGCTATTGTTGGAAAACATCGGATCAACTTCTGGAAGCATATTGATGCTTACCACAATGAAATTCAATGATTCAGATGATCCGGTTGCTGCAGAGAAGGCTGGGGAGGTTCTCAAGAACCTGGAGAACTGCCCAAAGAACATTAAGTACATGGCTGAAAGTGGTTACCTGGATCCTCTCCAAAGACATTTAGTGGAAG GGTCTGAAGATGTTCAAATGGAGATGGTGAGCTACCTCGGCGAGCTGGTCCAGAAGCAGGAAATGACCATCAACATTGCTGGGAGTGCTTCAGAGATCCTCATCAAGATGGTGCATAGCGGCAACACTGTGATCCGCAAGGCGGCCCTTGATGTCCTTGTCCAGATCTCCTCAGATGGCCCCAACAGCAAGACTCTCGTCGACGCCGGTGCTGTTCCGGTCATGGTGGAGGAGCTCTTCATCCGCAAGATCGACGACGAGCCTATGGGGTCCAAGACAGAGGCTGCTGCAGTGCTCGCCAACATCGTCGAGTCCGGTCTCGATCCCGACACCATCGTCGTCAACAAGGAAGGCCATGTCATCACTTCAAAGTATTCGGTGTACAACTTCACCCACATGCTCAAGTGCTCCATGCCTGATGATCTCAACCTGAGCATCATACGTGTGCTGCTCGCGCTCACTGCGCTCCCAAAGCCGCTCATGACGGTGGTGTCCGTCATGAAGGAGCAGGACAGCAGCCTGACCGTGATCGAGTTCATGGGCTCGAAGACGGAGGCGTTAGGCATCAGCGCGACGAGGCTGCTCATTGCATTGTCTCCTCAGATGGGGCACACCATTGCCGAGAAGCTCTGCAAGGCGCCAGGGCAGCCGGGAAGGCTGGTGAAGAGCATCGGCCAGCCCGGGCGTGTCACCGAACGGCACgccgtggcggcgacgctgctgGCGAGGCTGCCGTACCAGAACATCACGCTCAACCTGGCGCTGCTGGAGCAGGGAGCAGTGCCGACGTTGCTGGCCAAGATAGAGGAGATGCAGCGCGGCGAAATGCGAGTGAGCCGCCATGCCAAGACGTACATGGAGGGCCTCGTCGGCGCGCTCGTCCGGATGACGATGACGCTGTACGACCCCGACGTGCTCCTGGCGGCCATGGATCACAACTTCACGGCGGTGCTCACCGATCTGCTCGTGCGGTCAGCGGGCAGCGACGAGGTGCAGCGGCTCGCGGCGGTCGGCCTCGAGAACCTTAGCCACCAGTCGGTGAACCTCTCGCAGCCGCCATCAGAGGAGCAACGGCGCCCCAAGAAGAAGAACATCCTCCGGCGCCTGCGCGACGCGCACACCGGGCGGGTGCACGACAACAACCggaagccgccaccgccgccggcgcagggACGCCTCTGCCCGGTGCACCGCGGCGTGTGCTCCCCGGCCACCACGTTCTGCCTGGCGGaggccggcgcggtggaggcCCTCGTCGGCGTCCTCGAGAGCAACGAGAACGGCCGCGTGGTCGACGCCGTGCTGGGCGCGCTCTGCACGCTCATGGACGACGCCGTCGACGTGGAACGCGGCGTGGCCGTGCTCGCCGAGCACGACGCCGCGCGGCACGTCCTGCGCGCGCTGCGGCAGCACCgtgacgtcggcggcgacaccgccGGCGCGGTGTCGCGGCGCTGCTTCTGGGCCGTGGAGAGGTTcctggcgcacggcggcgagcggtgcgTGCGCGACGTGACGGCGGACCGCGCGCTGCCGAGCGCGCTGGTGAGCGCGTTCCACAAGGGCGACGCCGCGACGAAGCAGGTCGCCGAGAGCGTGCTCCGGAGCCTGCACCGGATGCCGGACTACTCCGCCACCTACGTCTCCGTCGAGTTGTAG
- the LOC4340750 gene encoding putative U-box domain-containing protein 42 isoform X1, with product MQRSGAQARKASLVESIEAAISELMPPEAAADAEHENFMDVGSHLYHAPLVTMELQRVQNSTVNVMHVMEYLAANVDLAKDLVMRCSAVARELKNDDLLGMTEDLDSVIKNIGHELSRIPASTFGSSRFPDGRADANLQIAGHRPRYCDQNSCDGYSEADMSIIPANSRPRRRTLHNSDMPRLVDFLQGMYHESHDIGAHSFNSLPEVAEYVEPLYDSFFCPLTNKVMVDPVTTESGVTYDRKAIEEYFEKFADGSEPVVCPVTKMSMQSKALRSNVPLKSTIAEWIMRNEATRVRIARTALSMASTEAMLLEAIQELKLLAKIRRKNREQMHKIGITKFLPRLLEHKDGLIRCDSLDLLCLLAEDETGKEVIANTRAITRTIKLLSSNSPDERHAAISFLLELSKSELLLENIGSTSGSILMLTTMKFNDSDDPVAAEKAGEVLKNLENCPKNIKYMAESGYLDPLQRHLVEGSEDVQMEMVSYLGELVQKQEMTINIAGSASEILIKMVHSGNTVIRKAALDVLVQISSDGPNSKTLVDAGAVPVMVEELFIRKIDDEPMGSKTEAAAVLANIVESGLDPDTIVVNKEGHVITSKYSVYNFTHMLKCSMPDDLNLSIIRVLLALTALPKPLMTVVSVMKEQDSSLTVIEFMGSKTEALGISATRLLIALSPQMGHTIAEKLCKAPGQPGRLVKSIGQPGRVTERHAVAATLLARLPYQNITLNLALLEQGAVPTLLAKIEEMQRGEMRVSRHAKTYMEGLVGALVRMTMTLYDPDVLLAAMDHNFTAVLTDLLVRSAGSDEVQRLAAVGLENLSHQSVNLSQPPSEEQRRPKKKNILRRLRDAHTGRVHDNNRKPPPPPAQGRLCPVHRGVCSPATTFCLAEAGAVEALVGVLESNENGRVVDAVLGALCTLMDDAVDVERGVAVLAEHDAARHVLRALRQHRDVGGDTAGAVSRRCFWAVERFLAHGGERCVRDVTADRALPSALVSAFHKGDAATKQVAESVLRSLHRMPDYSATYVSVEL from the exons ATGCAG CGAAGCGGAGCGCAGGCGAGGAAGGCGTCACTCGTTGAGTCCATAGAGGCCGCGATCTCTGAGCTCATGCCGCCAGAGGCGGCAGCCGATGCCGAGCATGAGAACTTCATGGATGTAGGCAGCCACCTCTACCATGCACCCCTGGTCACGATGGAGCTGCAGAGAGTGCAGAATTCGACGGTTAATGTGATGCACGTCATGGAGTATCTGGCTGCCAATGTCGACCTCGCCAAGGACCTCGTCATGAGGTGCAGCGCCGTTGCGCGGGAGCTCAAGAACGATGACCTCCTGGGCATGACCGAGGACCTTGACAGTGTCATAAAGAACATTGGGCATGAGCTCAGCAGGATACCTGCTTCAACATTTGGTAGCAGCAGGTTTCCAGATGGCAGAGCAGATGCAAACCTTCAGATTGCAGGACATCGGCCGCGTTATTGTGACCAGAATTCCTGCGATGGTTACTCTGAGGCCGATATGTCGATAATCCCGGCAAACAGCAGGCCCCGGAGAAGAACATTGCACAATAGTGACATGCCAAGGCTGGTGGACTTCCTGCAGGGAATGTACCATGAATCACATGATATCGGTGCACATTCATTCAATTCGCTCCCTGAAGTTGCAGAATATGTCGAGCCATTATATGATTCGTTCTTCTGTCCATTGACAAACAAGGTCATGGTTGATCCAGTGACAACAGAAAGTGGTGTGACATATGATAGGAAAGCCATTGAGGAGTACTTTGAGAAATTTGCTGATGGTTCTGAACCTGTGGTATGCCCTGTGACAAAGATGTCGATGCAAAGCAAGGCACTGAGGAGCAATGTTCCACTGAAGAGCACAATTGCAGAATGGATTATGAGAAATGAAGCCACAAGGGTCAGGATTGCACGAACCGCGCTCTCCATGGCTTCCACAGAGGCAAtgttgcttgaggccatacaagaGCTGAAGCTGCTGGCCAAGATAAGGAGAAAGAACAGGGAACAGATGCACAAAATCGGGATAACTAAGTTCCTCCCTCGTTTGTTGGAGCACAAGGATGGTCTGATACGCTGTGATTCGCTGGATCTCCTTTGCTTATTGGCTGAGGATGAAACAGGAAAG GAAGTCATAGCAAATACCAGAGCCATTACAAGAACAATAAAGCTGCTTTCTAGTAATAGTCCTGATGAAAGACATGCAGCCATCTCTTTCTTGCTAGAGCTTTCGAAATCGGAGCTATTGTTGGAAAACATCGGATCAACTTCTGGAAGCATATTGATGCTTACCACAATGAAATTCAATGATTCAGATGATCCGGTTGCTGCAGAGAAGGCTGGGGAGGTTCTCAAGAACCTGGAGAACTGCCCAAAGAACATTAAGTACATGGCTGAAAGTGGTTACCTGGATCCTCTCCAAAGACATTTAGTGGAAG GGTCTGAAGATGTTCAAATGGAGATGGTGAGCTACCTCGGCGAGCTGGTCCAGAAGCAGGAAATGACCATCAACATTGCTGGGAGTGCTTCAGAGATCCTCATCAAGATGGTGCATAGCGGCAACACTGTGATCCGCAAGGCGGCCCTTGATGTCCTTGTCCAGATCTCCTCAGATGGCCCCAACAGCAAGACTCTCGTCGACGCCGGTGCTGTTCCGGTCATGGTGGAGGAGCTCTTCATCCGCAAGATCGACGACGAGCCTATGGGGTCCAAGACAGAGGCTGCTGCAGTGCTCGCCAACATCGTCGAGTCCGGTCTCGATCCCGACACCATCGTCGTCAACAAGGAAGGCCATGTCATCACTTCAAAGTATTCGGTGTACAACTTCACCCACATGCTCAAGTGCTCCATGCCTGATGATCTCAACCTGAGCATCATACGTGTGCTGCTCGCGCTCACTGCGCTCCCAAAGCCGCTCATGACGGTGGTGTCCGTCATGAAGGAGCAGGACAGCAGCCTGACCGTGATCGAGTTCATGGGCTCGAAGACGGAGGCGTTAGGCATCAGCGCGACGAGGCTGCTCATTGCATTGTCTCCTCAGATGGGGCACACCATTGCCGAGAAGCTCTGCAAGGCGCCAGGGCAGCCGGGAAGGCTGGTGAAGAGCATCGGCCAGCCCGGGCGTGTCACCGAACGGCACgccgtggcggcgacgctgctgGCGAGGCTGCCGTACCAGAACATCACGCTCAACCTGGCGCTGCTGGAGCAGGGAGCAGTGCCGACGTTGCTGGCCAAGATAGAGGAGATGCAGCGCGGCGAAATGCGAGTGAGCCGCCATGCCAAGACGTACATGGAGGGCCTCGTCGGCGCGCTCGTCCGGATGACGATGACGCTGTACGACCCCGACGTGCTCCTGGCGGCCATGGATCACAACTTCACGGCGGTGCTCACCGATCTGCTCGTGCGGTCAGCGGGCAGCGACGAGGTGCAGCGGCTCGCGGCGGTCGGCCTCGAGAACCTTAGCCACCAGTCGGTGAACCTCTCGCAGCCGCCATCAGAGGAGCAACGGCGCCCCAAGAAGAAGAACATCCTCCGGCGCCTGCGCGACGCGCACACCGGGCGGGTGCACGACAACAACCggaagccgccaccgccgccggcgcagggACGCCTCTGCCCGGTGCACCGCGGCGTGTGCTCCCCGGCCACCACGTTCTGCCTGGCGGaggccggcgcggtggaggcCCTCGTCGGCGTCCTCGAGAGCAACGAGAACGGCCGCGTGGTCGACGCCGTGCTGGGCGCGCTCTGCACGCTCATGGACGACGCCGTCGACGTGGAACGCGGCGTGGCCGTGCTCGCCGAGCACGACGCCGCGCGGCACGTCCTGCGCGCGCTGCGGCAGCACCgtgacgtcggcggcgacaccgccGGCGCGGTGTCGCGGCGCTGCTTCTGGGCCGTGGAGAGGTTcctggcgcacggcggcgagcggtgcgTGCGCGACGTGACGGCGGACCGCGCGCTGCCGAGCGCGCTGGTGAGCGCGTTCCACAAGGGCGACGCCGCGACGAAGCAGGTCGCCGAGAGCGTGCTCCGGAGCCTGCACCGGATGCCGGACTACTCCGCCACCTACGTCTCCGTCGAGTTGTAG
- the LOC4340749 gene encoding transcription factor bHLH49 isoform X1, with translation MNEKDATDLEERSEASEHGQALSFHGGAMFLQEAQIASPAAANNALTSMANPFPIPPGLWNPPSHNMGLGETSFSSLLGMLSAGAPPPFVATPGFVDSTAGFPCYNGGNLGAMINHPFPGIHQPLGDFQNGVEPCREIEDIEIEGSKNVSQTGEKQQGDGETTHAVDSSSKELSMPGRNGGAGHDEGTRVSCSKKRKRSGQDGGVKHAEGGEQLATVGSAQKNEDDEKGEPKRSSVASGKSSGKQIKDNAGSPKEDYIHVRARRGQATNSHSLAERVRREKISERMKYLQDLVPGCSKVTGKAVMLDEIINYVQSLQRQVEFLSMKLASVNPTLDFNIERILSKDIFQCRGTTASSAFGFFPDIVHPRLHPPKYTQVGMPSIVNPTDAFGRVIHAPLGTNSAFKEPKHQVCTITCIWLNGHFHFMLFIPNTVFMKNRTSFCKMFQDLI, from the exons ATGAATGAGAAGGACGCCACTGATTTGGAGGAGAGGAGTGAGGCCAGTGAGCACGGCCAAGCTCTGAGTTTCCATGGTGGTGCCATGTTCTTGCAAGAGGCTCAGATTGCTTCTCCTGCAGCTGCAAATAATGCATTGACCTCCATGGCGAATCCTTTCCCTATCCCTCCTGGGTTGTGGAATCCACCTTCACACAACATGGGTTTAGGCGAAACCAGTTTTTCATCCTTGTTGGGGATGCTGTCGgccggcgcgccgccaccgTTTGTGGCTACTCCCGGGTTTGTAGATTCCACGGCGGGGTTTCCTTGCTACAATGGAGGCAATCTTGGAGCCATGATCAATCACCCTTTCCCTGGTATCCACCAGCCTTTGGGTGATTTCCAAAACGGCGTCGAGCCATGTAGGGAGATTGAGGATATTGAGATTGAAGGATCCAAGAATGTGTCACAAACTGGTGAGAAGCAGCAAGGGGATGGTGAGACAACGCATGCCGTCGATTCCTCCTCCAAGGAGCTAAGCATGCCAGGGCGCAATGGTGGCGCTGGCCATGATGAGGGGACTAGGGTGTCTTGttccaagaagaggaaaagatcAGGACAG GATGGTGGGGTGAAGCATGCAGAAGGTGGTGAGCAATTAGCAACTGTCGGTTCAGCGCAGAAGAATGAGGATGATGAAAAGGGTGAACCAAAGAGGTCTTCTGTGGCGTCCGGGAAATCCAGTGGGAAGCAAATAAAGGATAATGCAGGTTCACCAAAGGAAGACTATATACATGTAAGAGCACGGCGCGGTCAGGCTACAAACAGCCATAGTCTTGCCGAAAGG GTTAGGAGGGAGAAGATCAGTGAAAGGATGAAATATCTTCAGGATCTTGTTCCTGGTTGTAGTAAA GTAACTGGTAAGGCTGTTATGCTGGATGAGATAATTAACTATGTTCAATCATTACAGAGGCAGGTTGAG TTTTTGTCGATGAAGCTAGCAAGTGTCAATCCAACACTGGACTTCAACATAGAACGCATTTTATCTAAAGAT ATTTTTCAATGTCGAGGCACTACTGCATCATCTGCCTTTGGCTTCTTCCCAGACATTGTTCATCCCCGATTACACCCACCAAAATATACACAAGTTGGGATGCCCAGCATTGTGAACCCCACTGATGCATTTGGAAGAGTAATCCATGCTCCATTAGGAACTAACAGTGCATTCAAAGAACCTAAACATCAGGTTTGTACCATCACTTGCATTTGGCTAAATGGCCATTTTCATTTCATGCTCTTTATACCAAATACTGTGTTCATGAAAAATAGGACAAGTTTCTGCAAGATGTTCCAAGACCTAATTTAG
- the LOC4340749 gene encoding transcription factor bHLH49 isoform X2, with amino-acid sequence MNEKDATDLEERSEASEHGQALSFHGGAMFLQEAQIASPAAANNALTSMANPFPIPPGLWNPPSHNMGLGETSFSSLLGMLSAGAPPPFVATPGFVDSTAGFPCYNGGNLGAMINHPFPGIHQPLGDFQNGVEPCREIEDIEIEGSKNVSQTGEKQQGDGETTHAVDSSSKELSMPGRNGGAGHDEGTRVSCSKKRKRSGQDGGVKHAEGGEQLATVGSAQKNEDDEKGEPKRSSVASGKSSGKQIKDNAGSPKEDYIHVRARRGQATNSHSLAERVRREKISERMKYLQDLVPGCSKVTGKAVMLDEIINYVQSLQRQVEFLSMKLASVNPTLDFNIERILSKDIFQCRGTTASSAFGFFPDIVHPRLHPPKYTQVGMPSIVNPTDAFGRVIHAPLGTNSAFKEPKHQMPNNLNGEFQDVIEMPFTHDHHGSNDQP; translated from the exons ATGAATGAGAAGGACGCCACTGATTTGGAGGAGAGGAGTGAGGCCAGTGAGCACGGCCAAGCTCTGAGTTTCCATGGTGGTGCCATGTTCTTGCAAGAGGCTCAGATTGCTTCTCCTGCAGCTGCAAATAATGCATTGACCTCCATGGCGAATCCTTTCCCTATCCCTCCTGGGTTGTGGAATCCACCTTCACACAACATGGGTTTAGGCGAAACCAGTTTTTCATCCTTGTTGGGGATGCTGTCGgccggcgcgccgccaccgTTTGTGGCTACTCCCGGGTTTGTAGATTCCACGGCGGGGTTTCCTTGCTACAATGGAGGCAATCTTGGAGCCATGATCAATCACCCTTTCCCTGGTATCCACCAGCCTTTGGGTGATTTCCAAAACGGCGTCGAGCCATGTAGGGAGATTGAGGATATTGAGATTGAAGGATCCAAGAATGTGTCACAAACTGGTGAGAAGCAGCAAGGGGATGGTGAGACAACGCATGCCGTCGATTCCTCCTCCAAGGAGCTAAGCATGCCAGGGCGCAATGGTGGCGCTGGCCATGATGAGGGGACTAGGGTGTCTTGttccaagaagaggaaaagatcAGGACAG GATGGTGGGGTGAAGCATGCAGAAGGTGGTGAGCAATTAGCAACTGTCGGTTCAGCGCAGAAGAATGAGGATGATGAAAAGGGTGAACCAAAGAGGTCTTCTGTGGCGTCCGGGAAATCCAGTGGGAAGCAAATAAAGGATAATGCAGGTTCACCAAAGGAAGACTATATACATGTAAGAGCACGGCGCGGTCAGGCTACAAACAGCCATAGTCTTGCCGAAAGG GTTAGGAGGGAGAAGATCAGTGAAAGGATGAAATATCTTCAGGATCTTGTTCCTGGTTGTAGTAAA GTAACTGGTAAGGCTGTTATGCTGGATGAGATAATTAACTATGTTCAATCATTACAGAGGCAGGTTGAG TTTTTGTCGATGAAGCTAGCAAGTGTCAATCCAACACTGGACTTCAACATAGAACGCATTTTATCTAAAGAT ATTTTTCAATGTCGAGGCACTACTGCATCATCTGCCTTTGGCTTCTTCCCAGACATTGTTCATCCCCGATTACACCCACCAAAATATACACAAGTTGGGATGCCCAGCATTGTGAACCCCACTGATGCATTTGGAAGAGTAATCCATGCTCCATTAGGAACTAACAGTGCATTCAAAGAACCTAAACATCAG ATGCCCAACAATTTGAATGGAGAGTTCCAGGACGTCATTGAGATGCCTTTTACTCATGACCATCATGGATCAAATGATCAACCCTGA